In the Flagellimonas sp. HMM57 genome, one interval contains:
- a CDS encoding vanadium-dependent haloperoxidase — MKERIGLVFIFLIFLFSCTKKNESITIDPEDFHSAVDKVIEVMIHDIFSPPVASRIFAYPNIAAYEILALQENEYVSLANQVTDFTAIPTPNEGETVNHELAALIAHMELSKRLIFSEDRIEAYRDSLYMIWEDKNTDEFNASKNYGLKVAEHVAEWMSKDNYNQTRTMPKFTVDTENPSRWQPTPPAYMAGIEPHWNKIRPFVIDSASQFRPTPPPPFSMEEDSDFYKELKEVYDISNEITASGDTSEEVEIAQFWDCNPYVSVTRGHLMFATKKITPGAHWIGITKIASRNSNANLNKTVYAYTKASIAMADAFISCWDEKYRSNLIRPETLINEHIDENWEPILQTPPFPEYTSGHSVVSGAAAVALTHIFGDNFAFDDDTEVPYGLPVRSFTSFKQAANEAAISRMYGGIHYRAAVDIGVDQGRRLGKFVVDNLNMVQ; from the coding sequence ATGAAAGAGCGAATAGGCTTAGTATTTATATTTTTAATTTTTCTTTTTTCCTGTACAAAGAAGAACGAATCAATTACCATTGACCCAGAGGATTTTCATAGTGCTGTGGACAAGGTAATCGAGGTGATGATCCATGATATTTTTTCTCCCCCAGTCGCAAGTCGGATTTTTGCCTATCCAAACATAGCTGCTTACGAGATTTTAGCTTTGCAGGAGAATGAATATGTGTCGTTGGCAAATCAAGTTACAGACTTTACGGCCATTCCTACCCCTAATGAAGGTGAAACAGTGAATCACGAATTGGCTGCTTTAATTGCACATATGGAATTGAGCAAGCGACTCATTTTTTCAGAAGATAGGATTGAAGCATATAGGGATAGCCTTTATATGATTTGGGAAGACAAAAACACCGATGAATTCAACGCATCTAAAAATTATGGTCTTAAGGTGGCTGAACATGTTGCAGAATGGATGAGCAAGGATAACTACAATCAGACCCGAACCATGCCCAAGTTTACAGTGGATACGGAAAATCCTTCCAGATGGCAACCTACCCCTCCGGCTTATATGGCCGGAATAGAGCCACATTGGAACAAAATCAGGCCTTTTGTAATCGATTCTGCAAGTCAATTTAGACCAACTCCTCCTCCTCCTTTCTCCATGGAAGAAGATTCTGATTTCTACAAGGAATTAAAAGAAGTCTATGACATTAGCAACGAAATAACCGCTTCTGGAGATACTTCAGAAGAGGTAGAGATTGCCCAATTTTGGGATTGCAACCCTTATGTTTCGGTTACCCGCGGGCATTTAATGTTTGCAACAAAAAAGATTACGCCCGGAGCACATTGGATAGGTATCACCAAAATAGCCAGTAGAAATTCAAATGCCAATTTGAACAAAACCGTTTATGCCTACACCAAAGCATCCATTGCCATGGCAGATGCCTTTATTAGCTGTTGGGACGAAAAATATAGAAGTAATCTAATCCGCCCAGAAACACTGATCAATGAACATATTGATGAGAATTGGGAGCCAATACTGCAAACCCCGCCATTTCCTGAATACACAAGTGGACATAGTGTTGTCTCTGGTGCAGCTGCTGTGGCCTTGACCCATATTTTTGGTGACAACTTTGCTTTTGATGACGATACCGAAGTCCCCTATGGACTGCCTGTTCGTTCATTTACCTCTTTTAAACAAGCAGCAAATGAAGCTGCTATTAGTAGAATGTATGGTGGTATACACTATAGAGCCGCAGTAGATATTGGCGTGGATCAAGGAAGACGTTTGGGCAAATTTGTTGTGGACAATCTTAATATGGTTCAGTAA
- a CDS encoding VCBS repeat-containing protein has product MNKYTVSVILLLLVFSCGKKEGELFSNPSAEDTGISFTNTLSESDDLNILDYLYFYNGGGVAIGDINNDGLPDIFFSGNQVKNALYLNKGDLKFEDISEKAGIQGNSTWNTGAIMGDVNGDGFLDIYVCAVIGINGFEGANELYINNGDNTFTEQASAYELDFDTYSSSAAFLDYDLDGDLDIYLLNHAVHTQESFGKVDLRYTRNYETGDRLLRNDNGKFTDVSEEAGIYGGINGYGLGIAVSDFNVDGYPDLYIGNDFHEDDYYYLNNGDGTFTESLRKHFGHTTRFSMGSDVTDINHDGLPDFISLDMLPEDEIPLKSSEGDDNIQVQRLRTERYGYHYQFTRNMLYVNQPNGNYLETALLSGVAATDWSWSALFGDYDQDGEQDLFVSNGIPKRPNDLDYIRFISNEQIQKKLDNTKLVDQKALNLMPSGAINNIVFKGKSNLQFENKSNSWIAKDTLISGATAYGDLDNDGDLDLVTNNINRPATIYLNKTNTASNYLKIRLEYQGENPFAIGTKVYSFHQGKLQYKELYTSRGFQSSSEPIVHFGYGAVQKVDSLRIVWPDKSYQTLKNIEVNQTLEIKPKHTRPFNFELIKPKTRPIFKKVEDNLGLSFTHKEDNHIDFNREKLIPYRVSDRGPATAIGDLNGDGKEDVFFGGSKFFSSKIYIQRDTLFTEEKIPELQKDSVKEDVVALIKDFNGDGKNDIFLGSGGADFYGEAKALLNSYFIQKDTLFKEGVIPDFFENTSVIKANDYDKDGDLDLFVGSNVVTSKFGEIPNSYLLKNDKGRLSIVENTPFQNAGMVTDATWDDFDNDGLDDLILIGEWMAPKFFKNLGDTFKEVTLLENELNGLWQTIQPFDIDGDGDMDYLLGNWGTNSKFKASKKAPMRLYFSDFDGNGSTETIVATEKNGKYYPLLGLDELSAQLVFLRKKFNTYKSFAGKTVEELFDKETLAKAEVLQVHELHSGYLKNNGGSYSFVPFKSELQVSPIKAFLAHDFDGDAKKEVLVAGNYFGVTPFHGKFDSFPGALISNENDIILGDELGLELTQKSIRHLNIFSLENRTYLLVTVNNDKAHVYELLK; this is encoded by the coding sequence ATGAATAAATATACCGTTTCGGTCATTCTTTTACTGCTGGTATTTAGTTGTGGAAAAAAAGAAGGTGAACTTTTTTCAAACCCATCAGCAGAGGATACAGGTATTTCATTTACAAATACCCTATCAGAATCCGATGACCTGAATATTTTAGACTACCTCTATTTTTACAATGGTGGTGGCGTGGCTATAGGCGATATCAATAATGATGGATTGCCCGACATATTCTTTTCTGGAAATCAAGTGAAAAATGCCTTGTACCTCAACAAAGGTGACTTAAAATTTGAAGATATTTCTGAAAAAGCAGGCATTCAAGGGAACAGTACGTGGAATACAGGCGCTATAATGGGCGATGTTAACGGGGACGGTTTTTTGGATATTTACGTATGCGCCGTAATTGGAATCAATGGGTTCGAAGGTGCCAATGAACTTTATATCAACAACGGAGACAACACTTTTACAGAGCAGGCATCAGCATATGAATTGGATTTTGACACCTACAGTTCTTCAGCGGCATTTTTAGACTACGACCTTGACGGGGATTTGGATATTTATCTATTGAACCATGCTGTACATACACAAGAATCTTTTGGTAAGGTAGATTTGCGTTATACCAGAAATTACGAAACTGGGGATAGATTGCTCCGAAACGACAACGGAAAATTTACGGATGTAAGTGAAGAAGCTGGAATTTATGGTGGAATCAATGGCTATGGTCTGGGAATAGCCGTTTCTGATTTTAATGTAGATGGATACCCTGATCTTTATATAGGCAATGATTTTCATGAGGATGATTATTATTATTTAAATAATGGGGATGGCACCTTTACCGAAAGCCTTCGCAAGCATTTTGGGCATACCACTAGATTCTCCATGGGGAGTGATGTTACGGATATTAACCATGATGGACTACCAGATTTCATTTCGCTGGACATGCTACCGGAAGACGAAATACCCCTTAAATCCTCAGAAGGCGATGACAACATCCAAGTACAACGACTGCGTACGGAACGATATGGTTATCACTATCAATTTACCCGAAACATGCTCTATGTAAATCAACCAAACGGCAACTATCTAGAAACAGCGCTTTTAAGCGGAGTCGCTGCCACGGATTGGAGCTGGAGCGCACTTTTTGGTGATTATGATCAAGATGGGGAACAAGACCTATTCGTTTCCAATGGTATTCCCAAGCGACCGAACGACTTGGACTATATCCGTTTTATATCGAACGAACAGATTCAGAAGAAACTGGACAATACAAAACTGGTAGATCAAAAAGCATTGAACTTAATGCCATCAGGGGCAATCAATAACATTGTTTTTAAAGGAAAATCAAATCTTCAATTCGAGAATAAATCGAATAGCTGGATCGCAAAAGACACCTTGATATCTGGAGCTACGGCTTACGGCGATTTGGACAATGATGGGGATCTGGATTTGGTCACCAACAACATCAATAGACCTGCCACAATTTATTTGAACAAAACCAATACTGCTTCAAATTATTTGAAGATTAGGTTAGAGTACCAAGGGGAAAATCCATTTGCGATAGGAACAAAAGTCTATTCCTTTCATCAGGGAAAATTACAGTACAAAGAACTCTATACAAGTAGGGGCTTTCAATCCAGCTCCGAGCCGATAGTGCATTTTGGATATGGAGCCGTACAAAAGGTGGATTCCCTAAGAATTGTTTGGCCAGATAAATCCTATCAGACGTTAAAAAATATTGAAGTCAATCAAACCTTAGAAATAAAACCGAAGCATACCCGTCCATTTAACTTTGAACTAATAAAACCAAAAACAAGACCTATTTTCAAAAAAGTTGAAGATAATTTAGGGTTGAGTTTTACGCACAAAGAGGATAACCACATCGATTTCAATAGGGAAAAGCTCATTCCATACCGTGTATCCGACAGAGGGCCTGCCACGGCCATTGGAGATCTAAATGGTGATGGAAAAGAAGATGTCTTCTTTGGAGGTTCAAAATTCTTCTCGTCAAAAATCTATATACAGCGGGATACGCTATTTACCGAGGAAAAAATTCCTGAACTGCAAAAAGATTCTGTAAAAGAGGATGTAGTTGCGCTGATAAAAGACTTCAACGGAGATGGAAAAAACGATATTTTTTTGGGTTCAGGAGGAGCAGATTTCTATGGAGAAGCCAAAGCATTGTTAAATAGCTACTTTATTCAAAAAGATACGTTATTCAAAGAAGGCGTTATCCCCGACTTTTTTGAAAATACTTCTGTAATCAAGGCAAACGATTATGATAAGGATGGTGATTTAGATCTATTTGTAGGAAGTAATGTCGTAACATCCAAATTCGGGGAAATCCCGAATTCATACTTGCTGAAAAATGATAAAGGTAGGCTTTCAATTGTGGAAAATACGCCATTTCAAAATGCGGGAATGGTCACCGATGCCACTTGGGATGATTTTGATAACGATGGATTGGACGACCTCATCTTGATAGGCGAATGGATGGCACCCAAATTTTTTAAAAATTTAGGAGATACTTTTAAGGAAGTGACCCTATTGGAAAATGAGCTAAACGGTCTATGGCAAACCATTCAGCCTTTTGATATTGATGGAGATGGAGACATGGACTATTTGTTGGGCAATTGGGGCACCAACTCAAAGTTCAAGGCCTCCAAAAAAGCTCCTATGAGACTCTATTTTTCAGATTTTGATGGTAACGGCAGTACTGAAACCATAGTAGCTACAGAAAAAAACGGAAAATATTATCCATTGTTGGGCTTGGACGAATTATCTGCACAATTGGTTTTTTTGAGAAAAAAATTCAATACCTATAAGAGTTTTGCAGGCAAAACCGTAGAAGAGCTTTTTGACAAAGAAACACTAGCAAAAGCCGAGGTTTTACAAGTACACGAGTTACATTCCGGGTACTTGAAAAACAATGGTGGCTCATATAGCTTTGTCCCCTTTAAATCTGAGTTACAGGTTTCACCCATAAAGGCTTTTCTAGCCCATGATTTTGATGGGGATGCCAAGAAAGAAGTATTGGTCGCAGGAAATTATTTTGGCGTAACCCCATTCCACGGAAAGTTCGATTCTTTTCCGGGAGCATTGATAAGTAATGAAAATGACATAATTTTGGGTGACGAGCTTGGTTTAGAGCTTACCCAAAAATCTATCAGACACCTTAATATCTTTAGTTTAGAGAATAGAACGTATCTATTGGTTACGGTGAACAATGATAAGGCACATGTCTACGAACTGCTGAAATAA